The genomic window gtagtatttagagattactcagagtaatgttcaaaacacacttgttgccttcagcctagaggcaataagaattaatttatgaaataggctaatgtctgaacgtcgttattctaataaaatacatctttgcatttattttttaagCCAATATTCTTTTCGAATAATTATACTTTCATTCTTTCGGATCTTCTtccatattattcttttattcatccATAATTGTACAAATgattattcatacattcttttgtatattctttggtatttactgtgggtccccagatatcaatgacatgagtgatgctGTTACGGACTGAGAAGTTCCTTTTGAGTGGGAtttgtgtttagagggatctcattaCTTTAAAGATGACACAGATTGTAGCCTATTTTTAGACTTGCTGAGGATTGTAGAACAGGAATGAAATCTTACTTCATGAGGGGAGAATGGAGATTGTGACTTTAAGATTGCGTGCATAACCGAAGAAATGAAGCATgaccttgttgagttacttcaaagagttcaaagatgtctttatATGGTTATATCAGGATATGCTTGAGTAAACACCGACATTGTAATTGGAACAACAATACGATATCAAGAATTTATAGTATGTTCAAGATTAATATCATGAACGATGCATTTAGAATTCTTTGTCGGGGCAATGCCTTCTCCTTTGGCTCATCATGGTTTAGCCTGTCGAAGTCAAGTTGCCATTTCTCCGTTGTTGGATTTCATcctaattgaagaggaagatccaaagttttcgtcataattaaattttgcccaaaaggctctatgaaagaaatttgatCACAAAGAAGATCTTACATCGGTGCTGATCGAAAGGGATAACGAGAACTTatctaatcctatgagttcagataaaaaaaacaaaaaacaaaaacaaaaacaaaaaaatgaaagtgaaagaaaaaagaaaagaaaatggagaggccaaagtgaaaacccgcaaaaggcactttgagaccaaaggggatttaagttgaaaacccgaaaagggcggctcaaatattgatcagaatggggcacgaGGTGATTAAAGCAACTCAAAGTTTaaccagattggggcatgtggtgatcttgttatacctgaattaTCAGGAAAAGGTAGgcaacatcttggggcattgGCAGAGTACTGTGGATcacctaaacacatgtcaaactcagaaggatctttaaaaagtttgtacagagaagttcaagctgcgatatctggggcacccaatatTCATACTGAATTttttattcttggaatacttcattcttttccaagatacacattccaAATCAATTTCTTTGCTATCAttgtttactatttttgataatctattcctttcgagctatgctcagaaccaattgtattctcatccattgttataccctttttgcaagcatgttgcattagaataataattaatgGACTAATGAAACTTTCACGAAggaggttttgcatattactctaggagtttctaaataatacaagagcctgaaacaggactattatttagaacgcaccgggtttaaaggttggaaatctgaaaaggaaCAGTCTAAACTAGGACTTTCTCTTTAGATTTTGCTGTCAAAAACATTGGATGTCGTGTTGATAACAAAGCCTAAATCAAACAAGCAAGTAATGATCACCAGGAGGTTACCTCGGGGAAGAGAGCATTTATTTGcgcatgagcctttggtacgatACCCTGGGAATAGTGTAAAGGACCATAAAGATTTAGAtcatgtatccttgaattgtgataggaaagGATTGAGGAAAGCCACGTATTTTAGTGGGAGAACGATGGTATGAATTTTTGggccccaatggattaaacttgaAGGGCAACCTGACTAAaggtttcttcagaaaagccagtcaagtaagaaggcgttgtagcacgttagtcacaaagccttaataaacttcgagtaatgacaatctaagcgggatcattctcggaaaaataaaattttgcattcatgcatttgatgcattttgatcatgccattctaatcattaggcataattaagttcattatacaggtcatgctccccagagaacagatcagtgaaagaacagatcttgtcttcctgcatcgacagcgaagcagatcgaaaacaaaaccTTGCCTTCCTCGTTTGTAGtcgagcagatcgaagatggtggattttacctccctgtggttatagtggagtacattgaagccagtaattctacttccctgggcagcagtagaatagattgaagatttcagatcttatctccctaagcagtagtggagtagatcgaagatggcggattttacctccctgtggttatagtggagtacattgaagctagtaattctacttccctgggcagtagtggaatagattaaagatagcagatcttgccttcctgcattgacagcgaaacagatcgaagatggcggattttacctccctgtggttatagtggagtacattgaagccaataattctacttccctgggtagcagtggaatagattgaagatttcagatcttatctccctaagcagtagtggagcagatcgaagatgacggattttacctccctgtggttatagtggagtacattgaagccagtaattctacttccttgggcaacagtggaatagattgaagatttcagatcttatctccctaagcagtagtggagcagatcgaagatggtggattttacctccctgtggttacagtggagtacattgaagtcagtaattctatctccctggtcagcagtggaataggttgaagattgtaagtcttatctccctgcagttgcagtggaatagattgaagcacTAGCTCCTATacttctgaagatgcagtaggaaggaatgaggctacttgaagaagaagagtttCATGTTCCAGCAAGACTGGGCAAAATTGGgcattttaaagtctttgctccgttcctgttacacgacaacgagcaaagaggggcagctgtaatacccaattttagcccgggctcgcatatggaaacataatttttgaggatatgcaatcttagatatgatatgcaatcttagatatgatatataatcttagatatgatatgcaatcttagaatatatgattttgtaatcttagagatttaatttgtaaataccctttaatctcagccgttgatgtaattgatctgtactgttggattttgggaggctcaactataaatagaggcctctcccttcattgttgaaagaaaaggaggaagatgaataaaaaagagaacgattggcagttttttaaaggtgacttactatttttttcttccgattattattatttatttacgattttaaaaaggcggagaaggtgataccactgcgaattttatttatttattttatttagcccctccgccttttaatgtttttgtaattaagtttttttttcttaatttacccttttatttatttttatttcaattgggTCTAAGTTGAACGGCGttgttttagaggagaagggaaaatttcccttccagcccctctatgtaattcacgcgttcaaattaatccttttacttttatttatttgcggatttacccTTGTTTTTTTACTTCCgacccaatttagtcctttctcatatttttcttaaaatcagtatttctaatttttttatgaaattattattattatatgtatatatataaatatgtttctTTTGCATGTATTTACAccttaaaaaaactaatatttttcgtatattttagacacatgttttattaattttgatattatcttaattattttaaacttatatattttcatggatgtatgtatatattttttatttatttcagttatttgtctattaatttatgtttacatatattttttattatcttgtccatttatttgatattttgcaggccattattttacttatttgttcatatatttgcattatttctatgccatcgtagtatttattattgcattatatatttaatatagcataacattacattttttactcgatttttaaaatcaaactttttcaaaatggatattcttttaattaaaataaaaactcattattgggaattcaacacgttgtgtcctaacgtattggatgtgacgcattgatttctcgaaatgaatattttttttaaaaatcatgaaggaaatattccgagtttgagattctaaaggaattgtgccctaacatattgggtgtgatttcttaaatcttggataagtggatgttcttttaaagtaaaggaaatattccaagtttaggatTCTAAAGGGATcatgccctaacgtattgggtgtgatttcttaaatcttggatgagtggatgttcttttaaagttttattgtataAGTATTCTGATCTAATTCATTTTGggggaaattagaatgttgtgccctaacgtattgggtgtggcatttttgcttctctaaattgaaaagggtcttaatatgcaacgttttaagtttttaaagattatatttttaaaattttcgaccttaagacattaattaattaactatgtaccaatttttgggcgtaatgagggtgctaatccttcctcatacgtaatcgactcccggacccgttcttctaaaattcgtagaccaaagtcgtttttaggtgacccaatcacaccttaataaaagattggtggcgactcccaactttcattttctttttttttaagtcgacaacctaaaatttattgttttcaaaaaaaatggtttcgacagtaacaatgtttttatttgacatgtttaattttttttaatttaactcgaacaatttcacttgattcaaaaattttcaaattatgttaggatgataaaataggatttgtgaactcaaaatttttttacttgatttgATCAAACGCtcacccttaaataggaggatattGCGCTTTAGCGCACTCAAACCCATGTTCTCCTGCATAAGCAATAATACTCATGTCAATTAAGCTAATACTCAAACATcaattctattatttattttcattttaaaatgataacaataataaaaattggACGTAAATCTCTTTTTGTTTAAAGAATTACAAACGGTGAaatcttaataaataaataaaatgtgtcaGTGGTAACATGGGACTTTTGCACTTTCAAAAACATCACTCCTTCCCaccttttttatgaaaataaaaattattttaactaatgTTATGTGACATATTACTGCGCCCATAAATAAAATTcagaattaaaaactaaaatattcaagtgattaatatattttttttccttaaaggCAACATGTGGGCATGGCATGTAATGATCAAAAAGTTGAGTCCCATTACATTACATTACCAATTGCCATTGTTTAGCCCAAAGTTTCCACCTTTATAAATACCATACAATTCCCCTTCATTAGCCTTTGTACCATAAACAATAACCCACTTTCAATTTCAGAAAAACGAAAATGGGTATTGGCAGCCTCACATTGCCTTCACCACCTCAATTCGTTATCCTCTCCCTTCTTCTCTTGTGTGCTTTTGGTGAAGCCGTTGATCCATTTGCTTGTGACCCGAAAGATGCGGTGACGGCTGGTTTTCCTTTTTGCAAGGTTTCGATGCCGATGTCGGATAGAGTGAATGACCTTGTAGGGAGGTTGACGTTGCAAGAAAAAGTAAGGTTGTTGATAAACGGTGCGGCACCAATTCCACGGTTGGGGATCAAAGGGTATGAATGGTGGTCGGAAGCTCTTCATGGGGTCTCTGATGTGGGTCCTGGGACTAAGTTCGGTGGGGCATTCCCTGGTGCTACTAGCTTCCCTCAAGTAATCTCGACTGCTGCTTCTTTCAATGCTACGTTATGGGAAGCTATTGGACGagtaagttctttttttttttgtcatcttaaagattaaaaaaattaaaataatattgttgATTACTTTTCACTCTCTCCTAAGTAGTgatatctatatatttatatgatataaatattattaattgatatGACATGTTAGGTAAATTTTATGCATATATACGTATTTATAAGgtcttatacatatataattttacaaaaaaataaactcaGTAAATTCATTACAATTCAACTCAATTCAATTAAGTTTTAGACCGGTaatgataattatatttaattggaCTTTTATATCATTGGGTATATGTAGAATTATTTTAGGGAAAAAAGGTGACAAGTGGATTGAATGATAGTTTTATGAGCCATTGAGAAGTTAACTTTGTATGACATAGCCTCTACTATTAGACTGGTAGATATGTCAGCTTTGTCAACTGTGGATTTAAAAAATTGCAGTATGCttcatttctttttatatttcattatacTTCGACAGATAGTCATACCTCAGCATTATTAGATGAAGTAATGTTATCCATAAAGCTATCATCATCTTCTAAATTTGATGATTAAGTCCTAATTTAATTAGTGTGTATTATTATCTATATAAGAAGatgtaaatttaaatatgttaaagtgtattatctttctatttataaattaagagttataaataattttaagaacaaatatgatcatatactaaatttttaaatatgtattagATATTTGTGTTTCACACTTGATACAAATAGATTAAAGATTATAAACGTCCTGGCTAGCTTTATGCTTTTCTTGAACTCCAAGACAAAGAAGGTAAGATCCATGTCTCGCAATTTGCTCATTTCACAGTGTTATGATTGGttcacaaaatcatcaagtgGAATCATTATTATTGGATAGCATTCCAGGCAACTTGCAAGCGTAATTTTAccacaaaaataatataaataattaatgtgTTTTATGGGATGGGCGGCGGCAGGTGGTGTCGGATGAGGCAAGGGCTATGTACAACGGTGGATCAGCTGGACTCACGTATTGGAGCCCGAATGTCAACATATTTAGGGACCCACGGTGGGGCCGTGGACAGGAGACGCCTGGTGAAGATCCGGTTCTGGCCGGTACATATGCAGCCTATTACGTGAAGGGATTACAGGGAAATGACGGTGATAGGTTGAAAGTGGCGGCGTGTTGTAAGCACTTCACTGCCTATGATCTCGATAACTGGAATGGTGTTGATAGGTTCCACTTTAATGCTCAGGTCAGTTCACTTTTTGGTAAAATCTGATAAAAGGTCCCTCTTGCAAAACTATAAGGGCAAGGATTAAAGTGATCCATTTAATTTGATAAGATTCTTACAATATAAGGATCTGTGAAGCAATTTTACTGTTAAGCTTTTTTACTAGGATATGTACTTTATTAGTTTTCTAACTTTCATATGATATTGATGGGTGTAGTGCAATTATGGACTGGGGGTATGGATATTGTAAATAGTGACCATTAATTTTTAGTGATAAGATCACCTTGGAAATTGTAGCCGTAGTTTTGAAGATGTAGGTGAATGGGGCCAAACTTGGGATTTTACCAGCTGGAATAATCAATTTTCTCCTCAACCACcttgtttcatttttgttttttttatttattataatttaatttttactaatattgttaaattttaaattgaaacgGGATGAAACGGAAATGAATGTATCTAATACCTACGGAGATAATGATGattttcaatattataattcattAATAAAACGAAATAAATGGTGGAGTAAAACGTAGCATTTATAACGCAATAAGATCATGAATTTAAATAAAGAAAGCTGAAATATGGACCACAAAGGATGGCATATTCTCGACTGTCTAAATTAAATCTTTGTCTGATatcatttaaatatattaaatcttTTTATCCAAATGCTCTGCTTTTGTCCGGTTCCTTCCAGAAAAAAACTTCAGACAATGAAACAAAGGGAaagatttataataataaaataagacagGCTTGTTCGATTCTCACGTGGGTTCTCACACGTTTATGCAGGTAAGCAAACAAGACATAGAGGACACATTTGATGTACCCTTCAAAATGTGTGTACAAGATGGCAATGTAGCCAGTGTAATGTGCTCTTACAATGAAGTTAATGGTGTCCCTACCTGTGCCGATCCTAATCTCCTGCGAAACACGGTACGAGGTCAATGGAAACTCGATGGGTAAGTCAACCATTTTAAGACAGATCAGTTTAATGATCCCTGTTTTTCATGTTGGTCTGGTTTTTACAGGTACATTGTTTCAGACTGTGATTCAGTTGGTGTGTTTTATAATACCCAACATTACACAACAACACCGGAACAAGCAGCTGCTGATGCCATTAAAGCTGGTTTGGATTTGGATTGTGGACCATTTTTGGCACAACATAGTGAAGATGCTGTGAAGCAAGGGTTGTTGAATGAGGTTGATATTAATAATGCTTTAGTTAACACCCTTAGAGTTCAAATGAGACTCGGTATGTTCGACGGTGAGCCGTCTGTGCAACCGTTTGGGAAGTTAGGACCGAAAGACGTGTGCACTCCTTCGAACCAAGAGCTAGCGTTGGAAGCTGCGAGACAGGGGATTGTTTTGCTTAAAAACAGCGGTGTTTCGTTGCCTTTGTCTCATCGACGTCACCGAACGGTTGCCGTTATCGGGCCTAATTCCGATGCTACTGTTAGCATGATTGGAAACTATGCGGGTACACCATTATGATAATGATTTTGTTTCCTTTTGTTGTTAATGGGATATGGACAATTGAACTTATGTATTAATGTTTAATGATTAGGTGTTGCTTGTGGATACACTTCTCCTTTGCAAGGAATAGGGAGCTATGTGAAAACGATTCACCAACTCGGATGTGCCAATGTTGCTTGTCGAGATGACAAGTTATTTAGTGCCGCGATTGATGCTGCTCGTCAAGCAGACGCGACGGTTCTAGTAATGGGGCTCGATCAATCGATTGAAGCCGAATTCAGAGATAGAACAGGGTTGCTTTTGCCAGGGCGCCAACAGGAACTTGTTTCAAAAGTAGCCAAGGCTTCCAAGGGTCCGACGGTTCTGGTTTTAATGTCAGGTGGGCCTATCGATGTTTCTTTCGCTAAAAATGACCCTCGTATTGGTGCCATTTTGTGGGCTGGTTATCCAGGCCAAGCAGGAGGGGCCGCTATAGCCGATGTATTGTATGGTACAACCAATCCAGGGGGAAAGTTGCCTATGACATGGTACCCACAAGATTATGTTTCAAATTTGGCAATGACGGACATGGCCATGCGTTCGAGTCGGCGTAGGAATTATCCTGGAAGAACTTATAGGTTCTACAAAGGTCCCGTAGTGTACCCATTTGGCCACGGATTGAGTTACACCAACTTCGTACACACCATTGTTAATGCACCACATGTTGTCACAGTCCCTCTAGACGGCCACCGCCGTTCAGGAAATGCAACCGTTTTAGGGAAGGCAATCAAAGTTAACCATGCAAGATGCAACAAGCTATCATTAGGTCTTCAAGTAAACGTGAAGAATACCGGATCCAAGGACGGTACTCATACAATGCTAGTATTCTCGACTCCGCCTGCAGGGCACTGGGCTCCTTCGAAACAGCTGGTGGCTTTTGCGAAAGTGTATGTTCCGGCAAGGTCCGAACAACAAGTAGGGATCAGTATCCATGTGTGCAAGTTTCTAAGTGTCGTGGACCGATCAGGGGTTCGAAGAATCCCGATCGGTTTACACCGTATACATATTGGTGACGTTAAGCATTCGGTATCCCTTGAGgctgcaactttaggggtatGATCAAATCATAGGCAAAACGAGTATGCGATTGCTAAACAATAGCAAAATTCATTTCCTTATGTCACCATTAATATTGTGGAGTATGGGAAAGGAACATAATTGTTTCTTAGAAAGGAAGCTTTGTACTTTTGTGATTGGAGAGAACTTAATTGTATGTGGAAGAAGCATAAACCGAAAGTGGTTGTCTCTACCAATTACATttaattgaatcaaatttaaaAGTAATTTGTTATTGATTTTAGTAATTTCGAGTTTggattatttttgttgtttaagtTTCATTGCATGTTGGAGTGTGTTGGGGTTTGGATAATTTtggatttgaattattttaagttaaataaattaaCTTTGAATTATTTTGGATTTAAGCGAGTTTGGATTTGAGTTGAACAAATTAATCCAGTTTTCGATTAATTATATTAGTTTAGTTTTAGATTAATTCGAATTTCGACTAATTTACGGTTAAATCAGTGATCAAAATGAGTGGATCTATTATGTTTTTCTAAAAGggataattattaaaattatatatgaaatttagttcaaaatgcaatttaatacatgaatattgattttatgatatacatttaaaaaatatatcaatttatttttataattagataagtaatattatttgtatataaaatatGCAAACATACATAATCTTATACcaataatgatgaaaataaattgtgaaaatcaaatcaaaatatcatgtataaaaattgcaaaaaatcaacaaatttcgATAAAATTACTATGCAGGATCTTGTACTAGGATTCAAATTGTATTTTGTCacctttacttaaaaaatgaacaaataagtccttatacattagatcaaaaagcaTAATgctcttttctattaaaaatttcattaaaaataggtGTGACTGACGGAATAACTAGACAATTACACATGGCATGCCACGTGTACCTTATTCTAACATACAActactagtttttaacagtagaaatgaatgacctttttaacagaatgatcaatttactctttaatttactaatttacttattAAGTAGTGAAAGCAAAATACAACATGACTTCGTATACATATATCTAGGTTTCCATATAAAGAAGCAAGCCCATTAATGTAGTCAACAAAGAGCCCTGTTAGCGTTTGTCCTAATAATTTATTATCAATGGGTCCATATTACTCAGCCCCAACCCACAATGTTATATTACAAACTTCAAGAGCCTCAAAATGTGGGTTTCATGATCTTGCCTATGAACTCCATAGTAACCCAATAATGCACAAAGAAAAATGGTGACACTGCCCTTGCACGCTTCCTTGTATACCcataaaattgaaagaaaaatctTCCATGCTATTTTCGGCTTCATGCCAATACTTTGCGGACCCTCTCATTTGAATTTCAATTCAACGCCACTTTCATTGATTTACAGTGTAGTGGACATTATTGAGCTTCATGTCATTTCACATTAGCTGGTTTCTTTCATCAATGATTTCAGTGAATGTTGTTTTGGATGGGCATAGGTCAGCAATTCTAAAAGTCTTATCAATTTTAAATGATATTGTGCTACTTGTATTGCTGTAATAACAAAAAATTtgaccctaaattttttttttaaatgtcatgTTTCCATGTGCATCGTGTTCACAATGACTGGTTTTCTGCCACATAAAAGACATGGAAGAGCAGCTAGTATGGGTCTggttttttgacatttttgaaaCATTTTTTGGGTTTTAGTGGTGGATGATTCAAACCCTTAAAACCCATTTCTTTTTCTACATCATCACCCCTTTGGCATGATTAGGGATGACAACGGGGTGATTCGGGTCGGACTTTTTACTATCTCAATCCTCATTCGATGTACTACTCATATGTCTCGAACCCGCCTTGAAAAAGAAAGTAAGTACTCAACCCTGAACCACCCCAATAAGCAAAACTTCCACATTTTGGacacaattttttaataatttttaatttttttcttatctaATATAGTGTTGTGCATGTgaactataatttttattttttttctcattaaatTGTCTTTATATTTGATTTAGGTAACACTTTCAAACCGTGAGTAACttgtgaaaataaaagaaaataattaaaaagtctTGCACAGGAGAAGAATATACAAAGGGAGAGGCACAAATAATAGAGATTAGGTTCTAATATTGGGTTTTTTTTCTAAATCCAACCCCTACCAAcccaattattaaaaaaatatttatttgattcaccTCGAACCcgattttaaaatctgaaaagaaaTCAGATCCAATCCATTTGGATAGCATCGGAACACGTCGGGTACAATTTTTTTGTCATCCCTCGGTCAGACATAAAATGAAACCATGTTATTATGTTGATGGTGGATTTCAGGGGTGGAGACCCCCTTACATTGAAAAATATAACACATGATAATTCAATGGCACTCGTTACGAACCAGAGAGAATAATTCTAATTTCATCTCgtgtttattataaatttttggatAAATTGTACAATTAGTCATCCAATCATTaagtatttttgtttttagtcactaaacagtaaaaatttttaatttcgtcAACGTTTTCAATCAGTTTTATTTTGGTTACCCTTTATTAAATCATTAACAAATATTATGCtgtaacatttttttattaatataataatacatttaatcctcaacatttatacattctaTGCCCTTGgtcttaattataaataatttaataaatttaaccctcaacatttttaaattctatcatttttatctttaaatatgttttcatcataaattgaaattataaattagatTCAAAATACTTGAAGAAAGGAAGAGATGATGAGATTGGAATCAAGTCCAATGATAGatagaatataaataaataaaaaatttaatttttcaaatgttttatctTAGCTAATATAAAACCATTTTTCAATTGAATTTGATTTATGATTCCAAATTATGATGAAGATGTGTTTGAAAACCAAATTGAGAGAATTTGTAAATGTGTAGGGttaaatgtgttgaattatttaaagctaggattaaattgatagaatatgtaagtgCTTAGGATTAAATGTATTACTCTACTAATTAAGAGATCACACCATCATTTCCGTTAATAATTTAATGAAGAGTAAACAACATAGAACATATTGAAAATGttaatgatgaaattaaaattttttttttttagtttggtaactaaaatataaacacactaataattgagtgactaataCAGTTTACAGTGAATTtttaggacttaattgtaaaaatattaatgtgAGTAGTCGGAATCAGATTCGATGATGGCATGATTattatgataatatattaaacaCAAGGCAATAACTTTGGGGTAAAATTAGAGAGCACATTTGATGGCACAAACCTGTTGAAAACAATATTCTTttaatcaaatctaatctaattcCATATCAACAAACAGCCTTTGGTATATATTCTCTACCAAAGGGGGACCCCATGATGATGCTAAAAGAATTGCCAAAGCATTAGTCATTCTTGGGCCCTCGCCTTTACC from Gossypium hirsutum isolate 1008001.06 chromosome D12, Gossypium_hirsutum_v2.1, whole genome shotgun sequence includes these protein-coding regions:
- the LOC107946033 gene encoding probable beta-D-xylosidase 2; its protein translation is MGIGSLTLPSPPQFVILSLLLLCAFGEAVDPFACDPKDAVTAGFPFCKVSMPMSDRVNDLVGRLTLQEKVRLLINGAAPIPRLGIKGYEWWSEALHGVSDVGPGTKFGGAFPGATSFPQVISTAASFNATLWEAIGRVVSDEARAMYNGGSAGLTYWSPNVNIFRDPRWGRGQETPGEDPVLAGTYAAYYVKGLQGNDGDRLKVAACCKHFTAYDLDNWNGVDRFHFNAQVSKQDIEDTFDVPFKMCVQDGNVASVMCSYNEVNGVPTCADPNLLRNTVRGQWKLDGYIVSDCDSVGVFYNTQHYTTTPEQAAADAIKAGLDLDCGPFLAQHSEDAVKQGLLNEVDINNALVNTLRVQMRLGMFDGEPSVQPFGKLGPKDVCTPSNQELALEAARQGIVLLKNSGVSLPLSHRRHRTVAVIGPNSDATVSMIGNYAGVACGYTSPLQGIGSYVKTIHQLGCANVACRDDKLFSAAIDAARQADATVLVMGLDQSIEAEFRDRTGLLLPGRQQELVSKVAKASKGPTVLVLMSGGPIDVSFAKNDPRIGAILWAGYPGQAGGAAIADVLYGTTNPGGKLPMTWYPQDYVSNLAMTDMAMRSSRRRNYPGRTYRFYKGPVVYPFGHGLSYTNFVHTIVNAPHVVTVPLDGHRRSGNATVLGKAIKVNHARCNKLSLGLQVNVKNTGSKDGTHTMLVFSTPPAGHWAPSKQLVAFAKVYVPARSEQQVGISIHVCKFLSVVDRSGVRRIPIGLHRIHIGDVKHSVSLEAATLGV